From one Candidatus Caldatribacterium sp. genomic stretch:
- a CDS encoding ATP-binding protein, with amino-acid sequence KDLGKCLENTVFLELRHRKAKRPSMEVFYWQDSRKREVDFVVTEGESVKELIQVCAEVSGFRVEEREVAALLKASEELGCDKLTVVTLDYEGEKEVGGKRVVFRKLLRWLLEEG; translated from the coding sequence GTAAGGATCTGGGGAAATGCCTGGAGAATACTGTTTTTCTGGAGCTCAGACACCGCAAAGCGAAACGCCCATCCATGGAAGTGTTCTACTGGCAGGATTCGAGGAAAAGGGAAGTTGATTTTGTAGTAACTGAAGGCGAAAGTGTGAAGGAGCTCATCCAGGTTTGTGCTGAGGTTTCTGGCTTTAGGGTCGAAGAACGAGAAGTTGCCGCCCTCTTGAAGGCTTCGGAAGAGCTGGGGTGCGATAAGCTCACAGTCGTGACCCTTGATTATGAGGGGGAAAAGGAAGTTGGTGGAAAAAGGGTGGTTTTCAGAAAACTCTTGCGGTGGCTTTTGGAGGAGGGGTAG